From Leptolyngbya sp. 'hensonii':
GTTCTCGCAATTGGGGCCTGGAATTCGGAGGCAGCGCAGGACTGGATGCTGGAAAAAGTAGTGACCGCCGGGATGGCACGTCCTGCCGCCATGTCTAGCTACGATGGACTTAAAGTATTTCTTTGTGGCACATCTTCCCCAATTCCTGCCCCCGGGCGTGCTCAAGCCTGTGTTGCAGTTCTTGCTGGGAAATCTCTGTATTTGGTGGATGCGGGGGCTGGTTCCGCTCAGGTCGCCGCTCTTGGTCGCTTGCCACTAGAACGACTAGAAGCGGTCTTTCTGACTCACTTTCATTCCGACCATATCGCTGCACTGCCTGAATTCAACCTCAATTCGTGGGTTGCTGGCAGGCCAAAGCCGATGACCGTATTTGGCCCTGTTGGCGTTTCCGAGGTTGTCGATGGCCTGAATGCCGCTTATCGGCTCGACTCAACCTACCGGGTGGCTCATCATGGCGAGGAACTTTTGCCCCCTGAGCTTGGGGTAATGAAGTCTCAGTTGATAGATGGCGGCACGGTGCTTGATCTCGGAGATCTGACCATCACCAGCTTCCTGGTGGATCATGATCCAATCCGCCCTGCGGTGGGTTACCGATTCGACTATCTTGGCAGATCAGTGGTGATTAGTGGCGATACAACCATTACACCGGGTCTAATTGAGGCCGCTACCGGAGCAGATCTATTGCTTCAGGACAGTTTATCGCTGCCGATTGTCAAGACTCTCGAGAAAGCCTCGGCTGGTTCGCGAATGCAGAAGATTTTGCATGATATTCAGAACTATCACGCCCACACGAGCGACCTTTCAGGCTTGGTAGAAAAGAGTGGGGTGCGGCAGCTTGCCCTTTATCATTTGGTTCCAGCACCTCGGAATGCTTTATTCAAGAAGATCTTCTCGCGTGAGCTTCCCAAAGGAACAGTGCTCACCCAAGACGGCATGATGTTTGAACTTCCCGCAGACAGCAAGGATGTATTGAGGATCAACTCCTGAATGAGTATTGAATTCAGAAAGGTGAGCAGATTGATATGTAATACGTTCAAGCCCGGTCTACTTACCGGAACGATTCACTCAACTCTGATGTAGGACATTTCAAAACCAAGACTGTATCAATCCCGGAACATAAGCATTAGAACTTGCTTTGCTCATGAACTTCATCAACTGTATCTCATTCAAAATTCTCGTGACTGTGCTAATTGCTTGGTGCTGTTGGTCTCTGTCTATGCCGATCGCGATCGCGGCCCAAGCAACTTCTGCCTGTCCCAACGACATGGTATACATTCCGGGTGGTCGCTTCACCATGGGGTCTGATAACCCTAACTATGTCGAAGAAAAAATCGCAGAAGATGTCACCGTCAGCAGCTTCTGTATTGAGATCCATGAAGTCACCAATGCCCAATTTGCCAAGTTTGTCAACGCGATCGGCTACGTCACCGTTGCTGAGCGTCCGCTCTCAAAAGAGCAATTCCCCAATCTATCGGACAATGAACGGTCACCAGGTTCCCTGGTCTTTAAGCCACCGGAAAAAGGCATTCAGCAGTTAGCCTACCTAAGCTGGTGGCAGTGGACTCCCGGTGCCAACTGGCGACATCCCTTCGGTCCTGACAGCGATATTCAGGGTAAAGACGATCATCCCGTCGTCCATATTGCCTATGAAGATGCTGCGGCCTACGCTGACTGGGCAGGGCGGGAGTTGCCCTCCGAAGCCCAGTGGGAATATGCTGCTCGTGGCGGCAAGGAAGGCTGGACCTATGCCTGGGGCGAGCAGTATGCCGCTAAGCAAGCCAATACCTGGCAGGGCGTGTTTCCCTTCTTCAACACCCAGGAGGATGGGCATTTAGGCACCGCTCCCGTGATGTCCTTTCCTCCTAACGGCTATGGTCTTCACGATATGACGGGTAACGTCTGGGAACTGACCTCTACTTGGTTTACTGTGCAGCATGATGACATGGCTCACAGTATTGACCCGACTGGCCCTAGCCGGGAGGCCAGCTACGACCCCAAAAAACCGATGGATGGAGCCATGCACGTCATCAAGGGCGGCTCATACCTATGTGCCAAAAACTATTGCAGCCGCTATCGTCCGGCAGCTCGCGAATCTCAAGCACCCGATACAGGGACTAGCCACATTGGATTCAGGCTGGTTTTAGATCCCAAATCAATTTTAGGAATCGATGCAAATCAATTGGTTAAGGATAGCCCTGATGTAGACAAAGAAGCCATTAGCGAAATTCCAGACAACTTCGTCCGTATCTTAGAGCACAGTATGGGAGAAAGCGATGCTTGATAGTCCTCTGCCCAGTTATATCCAAATAGTCATCTTCTTGTTTCTTTTTACATTTCTCCTGTCCGTAGCGCTAGAGAAACCGAAGCAGGAAATCCTGACGCTCATGAAATCAAGCTTGATGGGGCGATCGCTATTCGCAAATTTCATCCTACTGCCGATTTTGGGCGTGATTTTAGCCCGGTTATTTAGGCTGCCGCCCGAAATTGCTGTGGGTTTTCTGATGGTTGCACTTGCCCCTGGAGGGATGCTGGGTCTGCATTTTGCTCGTGTTGCCAAAGGTAATCTCGCCTACGCCGTGGGGTTGATTTTTCTGTTGTCGCTCCTATCGATCGTCATTATACCGACGCTGATTTATCTGATTTTTCCTGGCATTGCCGCAACGGATGGATTTATTGTGTCACTCCTCGGTCGCCTGTTGTTCTTGGTGATCCCCCCGTTTTTGGTAGGACAGGTCATTCAAAAATGGCTAACGTCGATCGCCACGAAATTGCAAAAGCTATCTTCCTTGCTATCAATTGTCCTGTTCATTGCATTGACGGTTCTCACATCTAGGCTCAAGGTTCTGGATACTCAAGCACTGGGATGGAATGGGTTGGCTGCGATCGTGGTGTTTATTGGGGTGGCTTGGTTCGTCGGTTGGCAACTGGGCGGACCGGAACTTGAGAATCGTAAAGTGCTGGCGATCAGTACCAGCATGAGAAATGTGGCAATTTACTTCTTAATCGCTACGAGCGGTGTGTTCAGTCGCAACGCCGAGTTGATGATGATTGGATTTAGTGTGTTGCTGACTCCGATGAATCTAGTCTTTGCGATCGCCATGAGGCGCATCCAGTCAACGTCTCAAGATTAAGTGTTTCTGTGCTGGTGCAAGATGCGAGTTAGACTTATCCCTATGCTGTCCTACCACGAGATAAAAAATTGGTTTCGCAATGCCTTGATTCCTTGCCTTTTTGCCCTGATTATAGTTGTTGCAACCGTTTCCCCTGCCTACTCGCAAGGTAATACTTCAGCCCTGAACCAGCAGACCGGTGCCCCAGTGATCTTAGGAAATGAAACCCTGTTCTATATTCAGGCAGGAATTGACTCTTTTCCTCCTGAATTCCGAGCACAGGTAGTTTCTACTCGAATTACCTCTTTTGCCAAAAATACTGAGGTGGGTCTGGATACGCTGCAAATTATTCTTAATGAGGCGGCGGCGACAGTTGATATTCAAGCTGGTGAGAAACTACTGGTAACGATCGCTGATGTGGATGCCGTGTCAGCGGGTCAATCTCTCCAGGGGCTTGCCAATCAATATCTACAGACTATTAAAGATTCAGTGACACAATACAGAATCTCCTACAGTATACAAAGACTACTGCAAGGAGTCATTTACACGCTGATTGCAACCATTGTTTTAGTTGCTAGCTTGGTCGTTGTTAAGAAATCAGCTATTTACCGTCAATTATTACGCTGGCACGAGACTCGTATTCCAGCCTTGAGATTGTTTGGAAGCGAGATTTTGTCGAAACATAGAGTTATTGACCTGATTTCAGAAATTGTGATATTTATTCGAGTTGCTCTTGTCCTAGGGCTTCTCTATCTCTACATCAATCTGGTTTTGAGCTTTTTCCCTTGGACAAAAGGCTTCGCCCGAATTCTATCTGGCTACATTTGGACGGCGATCGACACTTTAGGAAATGGACTGATTGCCTATCTACCCAACTTGTTTTTTCTGAGCATCATCTGGTTACTTACGTCATATTCTCTCAAAGTAATTCGATTTGTGTTTACTGAGATTGAGCAAGGCTATATTACTGTTCGAGGGTTCTACCGAGAATGGGCAAAACCGACATATAAGCTCGTTCAATATTTGGTCTTGGCGTTTGCAGCAACAGTGGCATTTCCCTATTTGCCGGGTTCACAAACCCCGGCATTTCAGGCAATTTCTGTCTTTTTGGGTTTGTTGATTTCGTTTGGCTCTTCATCGGCGATCGCTAATATTTTTGCTGGGATTATTCTCACCTACATCCGCGCGTTTATGATTGGCGATCGTGTCAAAATTACGGATACAGTTGGAGATGTGGTTGAGAAAACCTTATTTGTTACTCGCATTCGCACGATTAAAGGTGTTGTAATTACTATTCCCAACTCCATCGTGCTGGGCAGTCATGTGGATAACTACAGTACTGGGGCCAGTGATCCAGATTCGCCACCGTTAACGCTGCACACTACGGTTACCCTCGGTTATGACGTGCCCTGGCGTCAGGTCTATGCTGCCCTGACCGAGGCGGCTCTGGCCACTTCAGAAATCTTGAAAGATCCGGCTCCCTTTGTGCTGCAAACCAGCCTGAATGACTTTTATGTGAGCTATGAGTTAAACGCATTCACACGCAACCCTGGCATGATGGCTAAGGTTTATTCGGAGTTGCATGAAAATATTCAGGACAAGTGTAACGAAGCTCAGATTGAAATTCTCTCGCCTCACTACCGAGCGGTACGAGATGGTAACCAGACAACGATTCCTATGGATTACTTACATCCAGACTATAAAGCTCCTGGATTTCGAGTGGAGCAAGAATAATGGCCTCAAAATTTTGACCAACCACCAAATTGACAATAACCAAATTGACAATCTAGGAGAAACCAATGCTGAAACGATTTGAAGAACTGAGCCGTACCATTCGCAATCTACATTCTGTTACAGATTTGCTCAAATCAATGGGACAGAATACTGACAGCGTATTTGACATTGAAGATAACTTTCGGGGCAGCAATCAGATGAAAGTCTGTGTCGATCGTGTCAAGGCAATTCCTGAAGCCCGTGCGCTGAGAGGATCACAAACCGGATGAAATCTTGTCCCTGATACCCCCCATCTACCCAAATGACTACCAATCGGTTCACCCAATTGCGTATCTTGTGAAGACGAGCAAAGACCAACTTTGCCCCGGCCTGTTCTGGAACATTGGCAGCGGTCACAACCACCATCAGCACCAGACCTAAAGTATCAACCAATAGATGTCGCTTCCGAACTTTAATCTGCTTGGCAGTATCATATCCGACCTCAATAGCAGCAGGTGTTGCAGTCTTAACAGATTGACTATCCAGAATTGCTGCACTGCAATGTAGCTAATCAAGAGTACAGTAAAGTACTCATACTCCACTCCTTTTCTGGATGTACCCTTTTTAAAAAGTAGATAATTTGACAAATCTTGGGAATATTTGACAAATCATTGAAGCTTAGAGGAAAACTTAAGGGTAGTACCCTTACATAAAGGGCAGAGAAAAATATCTTAAACCCAATGTTTGTCAGGTTAAAGGCTTCCGTTAGCGCCTGGCTATTCTCTAGCCTTTAAGAAATAAAACTACCCAGATGCTTAATCATAAAAAAGTTG
This genomic window contains:
- a CDS encoding bile acid:sodium symporter — protein: MLDSPLPSYIQIVIFLFLFTFLLSVALEKPKQEILTLMKSSLMGRSLFANFILLPILGVILARLFRLPPEIAVGFLMVALAPGGMLGLHFARVAKGNLAYAVGLIFLLSLLSIVIIPTLIYLIFPGIAATDGFIVSLLGRLLFLVIPPFLVGQVIQKWLTSIATKLQKLSSLLSIVLFIALTVLTSRLKVLDTQALGWNGLAAIVVFIGVAWFVGWQLGGPELENRKVLAISTSMRNVAIYFLIATSGVFSRNAELMMIGFSVLLTPMNLVFAIAMRRIQSTSQD
- a CDS encoding MBL fold metallo-hydrolase, with product MKKALGFLASLIAIIIVLAIGAWNSEAAQDWMLEKVVTAGMARPAAMSSYDGLKVFLCGTSSPIPAPGRAQACVAVLAGKSLYLVDAGAGSAQVAALGRLPLERLEAVFLTHFHSDHIAALPEFNLNSWVAGRPKPMTVFGPVGVSEVVDGLNAAYRLDSTYRVAHHGEELLPPELGVMKSQLIDGGTVLDLGDLTITSFLVDHDPIRPAVGYRFDYLGRSVVISGDTTITPGLIEAATGADLLLQDSLSLPIVKTLEKASAGSRMQKILHDIQNYHAHTSDLSGLVEKSGVRQLALYHLVPAPRNALFKKIFSRELPKGTVLTQDGMMFELPADSKDVLRINS
- a CDS encoding mechanosensitive ion channel domain-containing protein, whose translation is MLSYHEIKNWFRNALIPCLFALIIVVATVSPAYSQGNTSALNQQTGAPVILGNETLFYIQAGIDSFPPEFRAQVVSTRITSFAKNTEVGLDTLQIILNEAAATVDIQAGEKLLVTIADVDAVSAGQSLQGLANQYLQTIKDSVTQYRISYSIQRLLQGVIYTLIATIVLVASLVVVKKSAIYRQLLRWHETRIPALRLFGSEILSKHRVIDLISEIVIFIRVALVLGLLYLYINLVLSFFPWTKGFARILSGYIWTAIDTLGNGLIAYLPNLFFLSIIWLLTSYSLKVIRFVFTEIEQGYITVRGFYREWAKPTYKLVQYLVLAFAATVAFPYLPGSQTPAFQAISVFLGLLISFGSSSAIANIFAGIILTYIRAFMIGDRVKITDTVGDVVEKTLFVTRIRTIKGVVITIPNSIVLGSHVDNYSTGASDPDSPPLTLHTTVTLGYDVPWRQVYAALTEAALATSEILKDPAPFVLQTSLNDFYVSYELNAFTRNPGMMAKVYSELHENIQDKCNEAQIEILSPHYRAVRDGNQTTIPMDYLHPDYKAPGFRVEQE
- a CDS encoding formylglycine-generating enzyme family protein, whose product is MTVLIAWCCWSLSMPIAIAAQATSACPNDMVYIPGGRFTMGSDNPNYVEEKIAEDVTVSSFCIEIHEVTNAQFAKFVNAIGYVTVAERPLSKEQFPNLSDNERSPGSLVFKPPEKGIQQLAYLSWWQWTPGANWRHPFGPDSDIQGKDDHPVVHIAYEDAAAYADWAGRELPSEAQWEYAARGGKEGWTYAWGEQYAAKQANTWQGVFPFFNTQEDGHLGTAPVMSFPPNGYGLHDMTGNVWELTSTWFTVQHDDMAHSIDPTGPSREASYDPKKPMDGAMHVIKGGSYLCAKNYCSRYRPAARESQAPDTGTSHIGFRLVLDPKSILGIDANQLVKDSPDVDKEAISEIPDNFVRILEHSMGESDA
- a CDS encoding transposase, whose protein sequence is MLDSQSVKTATPAAIEVGYDTAKQIKVRKRHLLVDTLGLVLMVVVTAANVPEQAGAKLVFARLHKIRNWVNRLVVIWVDGGYQGQDFIRFVILSAHGLQELP